The genomic region GAACGGTTTAAACTTGTTCATTATAATAAAAGAGTTTTGATAAAAGGATAAGTATGGTGCGGCGGCCGGGATTTGAACCCGGGATCTCCGGCTTGGGGGGCCGGCGTCCTAGTCCAGGCTAGACGACCGCCGCATATATACAATATTACTTTTATTGAGCATGGGTTTATAGTTTTTCTTTATATATATTTACCACAAGGTTAAATATTCGAAATACTATTGTAGGATCAAGTTTGATCATTGAATCTTATTATTAGCACTGTTTATATCATGTAGTTTATGAAATAATTAATAATCATTATTAAAAGATAAACTATTTTATTAACTAAGAAAATAACTAGGAAAGTTTTTAAATGATATATAGGCTCAGCTCCCTATTGAGCGGGGGCTTTAATGTATATTGGTGTTCTACCACCACTATAAAGTATTATTAGTCCTCTTTTAGCAGCTTCACGTAGTAGCTTTTTTGCAACGCTTATTCTTATGCTATATGCTTGTGCTAGAGTATATGGAGTTAGTACATTGAATGAACCACGTTTTAGTTCTCGTTCAAATCTCTTCATAAGCTCTGGTGTTAAATCTATTTGTGAAGCAATAGATATCTTAGGTGTTTCACTTCCTTCTTTTACTTCAGATGTTTTTTCTCTTTTACCTCTCGCCATAACTAAGCACCCTTAACATGTTGTCTTTTCTTAAACATCAATTATTATAAACAGATAAATAGTTTATCTCTCAATATATAATGTCTTTTCCGTCTTGTTTTTTCTTTAAATCTTCTATATGCAATCATTTACTCGGCAAGATCCACTCTAATATCTAATATCATAAACATATAGAGATACGAGTATGATTCTAATAAATATTTAATAAACATGTGAATGTAAAAGAGTTAGATTATTAATTCATAGTGCTCCATATTAATATAGTAGGTGGTATTTTTGAGTATTAGAAATAATGATTCAATTGAAAAGTATACACCTCTCATTTTAGTAAAGTCTCAAACGGGGCTAAGGACGCTTAGCGAGGAAGAAGTTATAGGGTATATAATGTTTCAAGCTGAAACAAATAGGAAAAAACCAGGATTCTTTAAAAGAAAGGGTGAACATATAAGGCTTGTATCTTTACTATATTATCCATTCATAGTTAAGAGTTACAGGGAGAGAATGGCCTTAATAATCGATCCAGTTAAGAAATCTAGTATAGAATTTGAATATGATTCAATTAATAAAGAAGTTATAAATAAAGAGTTAGAGTCGTTAAAAGATCTCACAGGCAAGGAATTTCTGGATCAAATGGTTAAGCTTGAAAAAATAGTGGAAAGCATTGTTTCGGGTAAGGAATATATTGATAAAAGAAAATATGTGATCGAATCAATTGTTAACGATGCAATAATGATAAAAGATCTAAGAATATTTATTGAAAACACTGTTAACTATGAAATACCAGGTGGAAAAATAGAATATGAAAAAATCAATATAGATGAGATAATAGAGAAAGTTCAAAAAATTCTTGAAGAAACCCATTCTATACTAACCTATATAAATGATTTCATAAAAAGACTCGACGGCTACGTTGATAAATGGAAAGAAAATATCGAGCTAGTATTTTCTGAGAAAATGAAGGAAATAGATGTAAAGATCGAAGAAACCAAATTAGAGGTGCAGAAAAACATTAATTTATTACGAAAGAAGCTTGAGGAAGAAATAAATGTTATAAAAGAGAGACATAAACCAACAATTGAAACTATAGAGAAAAGGATCGATGAGATCAAGAGTGAAATTAAAACGATCGAGGAAGAAATAGAAAAAGCAAAACAATATGGTAAAGATACAAGTGATTTAAAGAAGAAATTGAATGATCTCAAGAAAACATTAAAGGATCTTGAAGAAGAGTTGAGAGAAGCTAATAAAAGAATGGAGGATGAAATTGAATCTGTTCAAAAACGATACAAGGAAATGATTGAGAGTGAAAACGAGAAAATAAAAAGACTGTATAATGAGAGAGAGAAGTTGCGTCTAGAGCTCGAAGCTCTGGAAAAAGAAGCTAATACAAGATACGATTCTATTAGGAAGAATCTGATGAAGTATAGAGATAAAATTATGGAAATTGAGAAAAAAATCTTAGGTATATCCGTTCTACTACCAACTAGCGGAGAAGGAAAATACTTGGTCCCATTAGCAGTTATAATGTACGGTAAAAACAGCGAGACAAGATACATGACAATAACACCTTTAATGTTTGAACATACAGGAAGAATAGCGTCGAGAATTAGAATTTACAGTGTAGAGTCAATAAACAAACACTTAGCCTGGATAATCAACATTCTTGAACAACCACGCATTAGGGCTCAATTAGATGAAAACAATCTATTCAGGATCGTAGCGCTTGAGCGGATAGAAATAGGCTTATCTAGACTTTCAGATCTCGGTATACTTAGTAGGGGAGAAATTAGAAAAATCATAAAGAATTTGAAGGATCAAATAGAAATGGTTGTTTAAACAAGTATAACTGCTAAAGCTACTGCAAAAATACCAGATAAATATATTCCATCAAATGTTCCCGCTC from Staphylothermus marinus F1 harbors:
- a CDS encoding 30S ribosomal protein S25e, which produces MARGKREKTSEVKEGSETPKISIASQIDLTPELMKRFERELKRGSFNVLTPYTLAQAYSIRISVAKKLLREAAKRGLIILYSGGRTPIYIKAPAQ